A stretch of the Alkalibaculum bacchi genome encodes the following:
- the ilvC gene encoding ketol-acid reductoisomerase, translating to MAKMYYEQDCNLDYLKGKKVAIIGYGSQGHAHALNLKESGVDVVVGLYEGSKSKAKAEEAGLTVKTTFEAAKEADIIMMLVNDEKQPIIYNNDVLPNLTAGKSLMFAHGFNIHYKQIVPPADVNVFMIAPKGPGHIVRRQYEEGKGVPCLIAVFQDATGDAFNLGLAYAAGVGGARAGVLETTFKEETETDLFGEQAVLCGGVTELMKAGFETLVEAGYEPESAYFECVHEMKLIVDLIVEGGFEKMRHSISDTAEYGDYVTGRRIIGKESRAEMKKVLEEIQNGTFARNWLQENTVNRPYFNATRAIEKEHLVEKVGKKLRSMMSWLQK from the coding sequence ATGGCAAAAATGTACTATGAACAAGACTGTAATTTAGATTATCTTAAAGGAAAAAAAGTAGCGATTATTGGATACGGTAGCCAAGGACATGCACATGCTTTAAACTTAAAGGAAAGCGGCGTAGATGTTGTAGTTGGATTATACGAAGGTAGCAAATCAAAAGCAAAAGCAGAAGAAGCTGGCTTAACAGTTAAAACTACTTTTGAAGCTGCAAAAGAAGCAGATATCATCATGATGTTAGTCAATGATGAGAAACAACCAATAATATACAATAACGATGTTCTACCTAATTTAACTGCTGGAAAATCTTTAATGTTTGCACATGGGTTTAATATTCACTACAAGCAAATTGTACCACCAGCAGATGTAAATGTATTTATGATTGCACCAAAAGGACCAGGACATATTGTAAGAAGACAATACGAAGAAGGAAAAGGTGTTCCTTGCTTAATCGCTGTGTTCCAAGATGCAACAGGCGATGCTTTCAATCTTGGCTTAGCTTATGCTGCAGGTGTTGGTGGAGCTAGAGCGGGTGTTCTAGAGACTACTTTTAAAGAAGAAACAGAAACAGATCTTTTTGGAGAGCAAGCTGTTCTTTGTGGTGGCGTAACAGAGCTTATGAAAGCTGGTTTTGAAACATTAGTAGAAGCAGGATATGAGCCAGAAAGCGCATATTTTGAATGTGTTCACGAAATGAAATTAATCGTCGACTTAATCGTAGAAGGCGGATTTGAAAAAATGAGACACTCTATCAGTGATACTGCAGAATATGGCGATTATGTAACGGGTAGAAGAATCATTGGCAAAGAATCTAGAGCAGAAATGAAGAAAGTATTAGAAGAAATTCAAAATGGAACATTTGCTAGAAACTGGTTACAAGAAAACACTGTAAACAGACCATATTTTAATGCTACAAGAGCAATAGAAAAAGAACATCTAGTAGAAAAAGTAGGTAAAAAATTAAGATCTATGATGTCATGGTTGCAAAAATAA
- a CDS encoding 3'-5' exoribonuclease YhaM family protein: MNIKDFEYNQKIQGYYMIKKIEERTSKNGGTYIDINIADQNKDEINGKIWNAQGMDLNAYKSGILVKVRGQVQKFNNKMQLHIEKIRLVEQSDDVNFEDYIAAAPVSSNQMIHEIYSFIDKIIHPQIKELTLTLFKDKEVKLSYYPAAKTHHHNIKGGLLYHIRTMLDLGEKISSIYDFINTDLLYAGIVLHDLSKTEEMIADELGIVEDYSTEGKLLGHIIQGITEIDRVCRELSIDDEIKMVLQHMILSHHYHAEYGSPKMPLIPEAELLHYIDLIDARMYGMNKALSNVEGGSFAEKNYSLDGRSLYKTSFGDTNNG, encoded by the coding sequence ATGAATATAAAAGATTTTGAATACAATCAAAAGATACAAGGTTATTATATGATTAAGAAAATAGAAGAGAGGACCTCTAAAAATGGGGGTACCTATATCGATATAAATATTGCAGATCAAAATAAAGATGAAATTAATGGAAAGATATGGAATGCTCAAGGGATGGATTTAAACGCATATAAATCTGGCATTTTAGTTAAAGTTCGAGGCCAAGTTCAAAAGTTTAATAATAAGATGCAATTGCATATTGAAAAAATTAGATTAGTAGAACAATCGGACGATGTTAATTTTGAGGATTATATTGCTGCTGCTCCTGTATCTTCTAATCAAATGATTCATGAAATCTATAGTTTTATTGATAAAATTATTCATCCTCAAATAAAGGAACTTACTTTGACCTTATTTAAGGATAAAGAGGTGAAATTATCCTATTATCCGGCAGCTAAAACTCATCATCACAATATAAAAGGCGGGTTATTATATCATATTCGAACCATGCTAGATTTAGGTGAGAAGATTAGTTCTATCTATGACTTTATAAATACAGACTTGCTCTACGCTGGGATTGTATTACACGATCTCTCTAAAACAGAAGAGATGATAGCAGACGAGCTAGGTATTGTAGAAGACTATTCTACAGAGGGAAAGCTTCTAGGTCATATTATTCAGGGCATCACTGAAATAGACAGAGTTTGTAGAGAACTTTCAATAGATGACGAAATAAAAATGGTTCTTCAGCATATGATTTTATCTCATCATTATCATGCAGAGTATGGTAGCCCTAAAATGCCCCTGATTCCAGAGGCAGAACTACTTCACTATATTGATTTAATCGACGCTAGAATGTACGGCATGAATAAAGCATTATCTAATGTTGAGGGCGGGTCTTTTGCAGAAAAGAATTACTCTTTAGACGGCAGGAGTCTTTATAAGACGAGCTTTGGCGACACGAACAATGGTTAA
- a CDS encoding S1C family serine protease, with protein MDDGNYGKVSFLKILAVGLVGALIGGLVIGVIAIQYINNIDNAIVQNNSTNNSNSGLVESLTIEDDPPTTVEAVAELVTPAVVGITTVEMTQDIFMRQYERAGVGSGFIVTDNGYIVTNQHVVTNNPSKITVSLKDGRSLEASVVWSDENLDLAVIKIDANNLPVAILGDSDHLSVGEMAIAIGNPLGLTFERTVTSGIVSGLNRSIAISQSNIAEDLIQTDASINSGNSGGPLLDNEGTVIGINTAKVDSGEGMGFAIPINIVKPIVEQIIQNGKFTPTLLGISGTDREFAKYYVGDEDLKLDAGILIMDVQKGSGADVAGLQKGDIITHIDEVEVNTMLKLREVIYNKLPGDTVKVKYTRGQKSSTATVKLMGQEEISRLSNSIKN; from the coding sequence ATGGATGATGGAAACTATGGTAAAGTCAGTTTTTTAAAGATTTTAGCTGTAGGTTTAGTAGGCGCCTTAATTGGTGGACTTGTAATTGGAGTCATAGCAATCCAATATATAAATAATATAGACAATGCAATTGTGCAAAACAATTCTACAAATAACTCAAATAGCGGTCTTGTAGAATCTCTTACCATTGAGGACGACCCACCAACTACCGTTGAAGCTGTAGCAGAATTAGTTACGCCAGCAGTTGTGGGAATAACTACAGTTGAAATGACCCAGGATATCTTTATGAGACAGTATGAAAGGGCTGGAGTAGGGTCTGGATTTATTGTAACTGATAATGGTTATATTGTTACCAATCAACATGTAGTAACAAATAATCCAAGCAAGATTACAGTATCTTTAAAGGATGGCAGGTCTTTAGAGGCTTCTGTAGTGTGGTCCGATGAAAACTTAGATCTGGCAGTTATAAAAATAGATGCAAATAATCTACCTGTTGCCATACTAGGAGATTCAGATCATCTTTCTGTAGGTGAGATGGCTATCGCTATAGGAAATCCTTTAGGTTTAACTTTTGAACGAACAGTAACATCTGGTATTGTCAGTGGATTAAATAGAAGTATTGCCATCAGCCAAAGCAATATAGCAGAGGATTTAATTCAAACAGATGCTTCTATAAATAGCGGGAACAGCGGCGGCCCCCTACTAGACAATGAAGGAACGGTCATTGGAATCAATACGGCTAAAGTAGACAGCGGTGAAGGTATGGGCTTTGCGATACCAATAAATATTGTCAAACCAATAGTAGAACAAATCATCCAAAATGGAAAATTTACACCTACATTACTTGGCATAAGCGGTACAGACAGAGAATTTGCTAAATATTATGTTGGCGATGAAGATCTTAAACTTGATGCAGGAATACTGATAATGGATGTTCAAAAGGGTTCCGGAGCAGATGTAGCTGGGTTACAAAAAGGTGATATCATTACTCATATTGATGAAGTTGAGGTCAATACGATGTTAAAACTGAGGGAAGTTATCTACAATAAACTTCCGGGAGATACCGTTAAGGTTAAGTACACTAGAGGACAAAAATCTTCCACTGCAACAGTAAAATTAATGGGTCAGGAAGAGATTTCAAGACTGTCAAATAGCATTAAAAACTAA
- a CDS encoding MBL fold metallo-hydrolase, which produces MKFCSLYSGSSGNCSYLEDGDTKILIDAGVSGKRIEENLKKIQVNPQELTGLFLSHDHIDHTKGAGVLSRRYNIPIYANGGTWNAASTCLGKIRSENRVVFASDKELILNGLSILPFSISHDAGEPVGFSITNGKNKISIVTDTGEINGSIMKRIENSDLAVIESNHDVDMLKAGPYPYPLKRRILGDKGHLSNEVAASAILELVEKGLRRVLLAHLSDENNFPELAFETTSSLLTKNKIKIQKDVTLEVASRFTPSTVFSF; this is translated from the coding sequence ATGAAATTTTGTAGCTTATATAGTGGAAGCAGTGGCAATTGTTCATATTTAGAGGATGGAGATACAAAGATATTAATTGATGCTGGAGTAAGCGGAAAGCGAATAGAAGAGAATTTAAAAAAGATTCAAGTCAATCCACAGGAATTAACTGGTTTGTTTCTTTCTCATGATCACATTGATCATACAAAAGGAGCAGGGGTCCTATCTAGACGTTATAATATTCCTATTTACGCTAATGGTGGAACATGGAATGCAGCATCCACCTGTCTAGGGAAAATCAGGTCTGAAAACAGAGTGGTTTTTGCATCAGATAAAGAGCTTATTCTAAATGGATTATCGATACTACCTTTTTCCATAAGTCACGATGCTGGTGAACCTGTCGGTTTTTCTATAACTAATGGTAAGAACAAAATTTCCATTGTGACGGATACTGGAGAGATCAACGGCAGTATAATGAAGCGTATTGAAAATTCTGATTTAGCCGTTATTGAATCAAATCATGATGTAGATATGCTTAAAGCAGGACCCTATCCATACCCTTTAAAAAGACGTATACTGGGCGATAAGGGGCACTTATCAAATGAGGTAGCGGCTAGTGCTATTTTAGAATTAGTAGAGAAAGGCCTTAGAAGAGTACTACTAGCTCATTTAAGTGATGAAAATAATTTTCCTGAATTAGCATTTGAAACGACAAGCTCTCTTCTTACTAAAAATAAAATCAAAATACAAAAGGATGTAACTTTAGAAGTTGCATCACGATTTACTCCAAGCACAGTGTTTAGCTTTTAA
- a CDS encoding UDP-N-acetylglucosamine 1-carboxyvinyltransferase, producing the protein MERYVIEGGTPLKGEVSIAGAKNAALGLIPATILSEGVCKLENIPNIKDVNRFINILRKLGVKTTQINENTITFDAQNIEQYEMLDDETRKMRASYYLLGALLGRFKKVTIPFPGGCDIGVRPIDQHIKGFEALGVKVEIEHGVINMYAEKLIGAQIYMDVVSVGATINIMLAAVKAEGMTVIENAAREPHVVDVANFLNLMGANIKGAGTDIIKINGVTELRGCEYMVIPDQIEAGTYMVAAVATKGDVLIKNVIPKHLESISAKLTEMGAEIIEYDDAIRVIGKEDLNSINVKTLPYPGFPTDLQQPMAVLMCLTQGTGTITESIFENRFKYVDELRRMGADILVDGRVAIFSGGKQLSGATLRATDLRAGAAMVIAGLAADGITEVTELKHIERGYENLEGKLRSLGAKIKKVVD; encoded by the coding sequence ATGGAGCGATATGTAATCGAGGGAGGTACTCCTTTAAAAGGTGAAGTAAGCATTGCTGGTGCAAAGAATGCAGCTTTAGGTTTAATACCAGCTACAATCCTTTCAGAAGGTGTATGTAAATTAGAAAATATACCCAATATTAAAGATGTTAACCGGTTTATTAATATATTACGAAAATTAGGCGTTAAGACAACTCAAATAAATGAAAATACAATTACTTTTGATGCTCAAAATATTGAGCAATATGAAATGCTAGACGATGAGACTCGTAAAATGAGAGCATCTTATTATCTACTAGGAGCACTATTAGGAAGATTTAAAAAGGTTACCATTCCTTTTCCAGGAGGATGTGATATAGGTGTAAGACCTATTGACCAACATATAAAGGGTTTTGAAGCATTAGGTGTTAAAGTAGAAATTGAACATGGTGTTATTAATATGTATGCAGAAAAGCTCATAGGAGCCCAAATTTACATGGATGTAGTGAGTGTGGGTGCTACAATTAATATTATGTTAGCAGCGGTTAAGGCTGAAGGCATGACGGTTATTGAAAATGCTGCTAGAGAACCACATGTAGTAGATGTGGCAAACTTTTTAAATCTAATGGGTGCAAATATTAAAGGCGCAGGCACAGATATTATAAAAATCAATGGCGTAACGGAATTAAGAGGCTGCGAGTATATGGTTATTCCAGATCAAATTGAAGCAGGTACATATATGGTGGCTGCTGTAGCAACAAAGGGAGATGTTTTGATCAAAAATGTCATACCAAAACATTTAGAGTCTATCTCCGCCAAATTAACAGAAATGGGCGCAGAAATCATTGAATACGACGATGCTATTCGAGTGATTGGAAAAGAAGATTTAAATTCCATTAATGTTAAGACTCTACCTTACCCTGGTTTTCCAACAGACTTACAACAGCCTATGGCAGTGCTCATGTGTTTGACCCAAGGTACAGGTACCATCACAGAAAGTATTTTTGAGAATCGATTTAAATATGTAGACGAGCTCCGAAGAATGGGAGCAGATATTCTTGTGGATGGACGAGTGGCGATCTTTAGTGGAGGTAAGCAATTAAGTGGTGCAACATTAAGAGCTACAGACCTAAGAGCTGGAGCTGCTATGGTCATTGCTGGACTGGCTGCAGATGGAATAACAGAAGTTACAGAATTAAAACATATTGAAAGAGGCTACGAAAACTTAGAAGGAAAACTAAGAAGCCTAGGCGCAAAAATTAAAAAAGTAGTAGATTAG
- a CDS encoding DnaD domain protein, giving the protein MNNFELYINNDDLGVTVLENIFINHYMPTAPGDYVKVYLLGLKYCSNKNLSSISNKIIGKTLGILESDVRKAWEYWEQQGILTCERNGDDNYHIKYLHISSLMLEGNNVHTEEDHSNQKIIEELYKTIEFMYGRPLSYKELQIIASWMNDLLFNPEMITLLVEYCFNLNKKDINYINKVALNWYDKKINTYDEAMENINSFREKRDIYYKIMNYLGFKRSPTKAEIGIMDKWISTYNMSMDLIIEACKKTLAIDRPNFKYIDTILTEWHKKNYTKPEDIEKEELPKKQKSETKPTQYNQNGYDYDLLEKKLEEKMWRENK; this is encoded by the coding sequence ATGAATAATTTTGAGTTATATATTAATAATGACGATTTGGGCGTTACTGTGTTAGAAAATATTTTTATCAATCATTATATGCCTACTGCCCCAGGAGACTATGTAAAAGTGTATCTATTAGGACTAAAGTATTGTAGCAATAAAAATCTCTCCTCTATTTCAAATAAGATTATTGGTAAAACTTTAGGTATATTGGAGAGCGATGTAAGAAAAGCATGGGAGTATTGGGAACAACAAGGCATACTGACTTGTGAGAGAAATGGAGACGACAATTATCATATAAAATATCTTCATATTTCATCCCTTATGCTTGAGGGTAATAATGTGCATACTGAGGAAGATCATTCAAATCAAAAAATAATAGAAGAATTATATAAGACAATAGAATTTATGTATGGTAGGCCTCTTAGCTATAAAGAGTTACAAATTATTGCCAGTTGGATGAATGATTTACTCTTCAACCCAGAAATGATTACGCTCTTAGTAGAATACTGCTTTAATTTAAATAAAAAAGACATTAACTATATCAACAAAGTGGCCTTAAATTGGTATGATAAGAAAATTAATACCTACGATGAAGCCATGGAGAATATTAATTCTTTTAGAGAAAAACGGGATATCTATTATAAGATTATGAATTACCTTGGCTTTAAACGTTCACCAACGAAAGCTGAAATTGGAATTATGGACAAATGGATATCTACCTACAATATGAGCATGGATCTAATCATTGAAGCTTGCAAAAAGACCCTTGCTATCGACAGGCCAAACTTTAAATATATAGACACCATACTTACAGAATGGCATAAGAAAAACTACACCAAACCAGAAGATATAGAAAAAGAAGAACTGCCTAAAAAGCAAAAATCAGAAACGAAGCCAACCCAATACAACCAAAACGGTTATGATTATGACTTACTTGAGAAAAAACTAGAAGAAAAAATGTGGAGAGAAAATAAATGA
- a CDS encoding ATP-binding protein codes for MRDDIYNETIIEFEKKRTLKEINQNKRKQEMYKSYPRLEEIANQLNYMGIELAKSISTGPSNMNGIKTFEKKTQELVEERTQILVNAGYAKDYLEIEYDCPACHDMGIIEQNTCSCFTKALIRKYYQQSNLDKVLSIENFDTFRLDCYDEDKSKFGVSPRLNIQNIYLMAVNFVEKFDSQYENLYLYGNSGLGKTFISHCIAKELLDKGKSVIYQTATDLIDSIRRNKFNQNIQVNTLSYLYQCDLLIIDDLGTESLTEFANNELFNLLNRRLMDQKSTVISTNLSLKELQKRYSTRLTSRIIGNFTFLKFIGDDIRLKKAKLL; via the coding sequence ATGAGGGATGATATATACAATGAAACCATTATTGAATTTGAAAAGAAGAGAACCTTAAAGGAAATCAATCAGAATAAGCGCAAACAGGAAATGTACAAGTCCTATCCTCGGTTAGAGGAGATTGCGAATCAATTAAACTACATGGGAATCGAATTAGCTAAATCCATCTCTACTGGTCCAAGTAATATGAATGGAATAAAAACTTTTGAGAAGAAGACACAAGAGCTGGTAGAAGAGAGAACACAAATCTTAGTAAATGCTGGTTATGCAAAAGATTATTTAGAAATAGAGTATGACTGCCCTGCTTGCCATGACATGGGAATAATTGAACAAAATACCTGCTCTTGTTTTACAAAAGCTTTAATTCGAAAATACTATCAACAATCTAATCTTGATAAGGTCTTGTCTATAGAAAATTTTGATACCTTTCGCTTGGATTGCTATGATGAGGACAAAAGTAAATTTGGTGTATCCCCTAGATTGAATATTCAAAACATTTATTTGATGGCCGTAAACTTTGTAGAAAAATTTGATTCTCAGTATGAAAATTTATACTTGTATGGAAACTCTGGCTTGGGAAAGACTTTCATATCTCATTGCATTGCAAAAGAACTTTTGGATAAGGGAAAATCTGTAATCTATCAAACGGCTACAGACTTAATTGACTCTATTAGAAGAAATAAATTCAATCAAAATATCCAAGTTAACACACTAAGTTATTTGTATCAATGTGACCTTTTAATCATCGATGACTTAGGCACAGAAAGCTTAACGGAATTTGCTAACAATGAGCTCTTTAATTTGCTAAATAGAAGATTAATGGATCAAAAGAGTACTGTAATCTCAACAAATTTATCTCTGAAGGAACTTCAAAAAAGGTATAGCACTCGACTAACCTCAAGAATTATAGGGAATTTTACATTTCTAAAGTTTATAGGAGACGATATTAGGTTAAAAAAAGCCAAGCTTTTATAA
- a CDS encoding 3D domain-containing protein, with protein sequence MSLSKIKGLMHEKKLIIGIIFFLLTMTLFILFDKNHIIVKIDHEEVSTSFRGTQTVEEVLKNQNISLKKEDKIEPALHTELEDGDIIKIQRAIPITVVADGTEHKINTTLNKVEDVLGQLELQVDEDDKVEPSLSSTINKENNSIKIVRVEEKIEVKETSLDYKKIEKKNSNLLQGKTNLVQRGSTGLKTIEEKVVLEDGTEVSREVISENVKKPVDEIKEIGTKVPVKKTITSSNKSVPASRGSQTSVKTITVEATAYYVGDRTASGTKPSANRTIAASSSYSFGTKMYIPALGNTYVVEDRGGAVTGNKIDIYFNTREECVRFGRKSLQVQVLQ encoded by the coding sequence ATGAGTCTAAGTAAAATCAAGGGCTTAATGCACGAGAAGAAACTTATCATAGGCATAATATTCTTTTTACTGACAATGACGCTATTTATATTATTTGACAAAAATCATATCATCGTAAAGATAGATCACGAAGAGGTATCTACATCTTTTAGAGGTACTCAAACGGTAGAAGAAGTATTAAAAAATCAAAATATTAGTCTAAAAAAAGAAGATAAGATAGAGCCAGCACTTCATACAGAGCTTGAAGATGGAGATATTATCAAAATTCAACGAGCTATACCTATTACAGTAGTAGCCGATGGAACAGAGCACAAAATCAATACTACTCTTAATAAAGTAGAAGATGTTTTAGGACAATTAGAGCTACAAGTTGATGAAGATGATAAGGTAGAGCCTAGTCTATCATCTACAATTAATAAAGAAAACAATAGCATAAAAATTGTTCGCGTAGAGGAAAAGATTGAAGTAAAAGAAACGTCATTAGATTATAAAAAAATCGAAAAGAAGAATAGCAATTTGTTACAAGGTAAGACCAATTTAGTCCAAAGAGGAAGTACTGGTCTAAAAACAATAGAAGAAAAAGTCGTCTTAGAAGATGGTACAGAAGTAAGTAGAGAAGTAATTTCAGAAAATGTTAAAAAACCAGTTGATGAAATCAAAGAAATTGGAACAAAAGTACCTGTGAAGAAAACAATTACTAGTTCAAATAAAAGTGTGCCAGCTTCTAGAGGAAGTCAAACATCTGTAAAGACTATAACCGTAGAAGCTACAGCTTACTATGTAGGCGATAGAACGGCATCAGGAACAAAACCAAGTGCAAATCGGACCATAGCGGCATCTAGTAGCTATTCCTTTGGTACAAAAATGTATATTCCAGCTCTAGGAAACACCTATGTTGTAGAAGATCGAGGTGGAGCTGTTACAGGAAATAAAATAGATATCTATTTCAATACCCGTGAAGAATGTGTAAGATTTGGAAGAAAAAGTCTTCAAGTACAGGTATTGCAATAA
- a CDS encoding TatD family hydrolase has product MLIDTHAHLIDEKYEENRSEIIEGLQNNRMEILINPAVDLDTSRKGIQLAESWNFIFAAVGYHPHEARHASEEDLKEIEKLSTHPKVVAIGEIGLDYHYDFSPREIQQEIYEKQIDIAKRQKLPIIIHSREAHQDTFDILERNKEGLAGVLHSYSGSWEMAKRYLDLGFYLSISGPITFKNAHKLPEVAEKVPLDRILIETDSPYLTPAPYRGKVNNPAYVRYVAEEICRLRNIEFEELLLQIKENTLALFTKIEM; this is encoded by the coding sequence ATGTTAATTGATACACATGCTCATTTGATAGATGAAAAGTACGAAGAAAATCGCTCCGAAATCATTGAGGGTTTACAAAATAATAGGATGGAGATTTTAATAAATCCTGCAGTAGATTTAGATACATCTAGAAAGGGAATCCAATTGGCAGAATCGTGGAATTTTATATTTGCGGCAGTGGGGTATCACCCCCATGAGGCACGTCATGCTAGTGAAGAGGATTTAAAGGAGATAGAAAAGCTAAGCACTCATCCTAAAGTAGTGGCTATTGGAGAAATTGGCTTAGATTATCATTATGATTTTTCGCCTAGAGAAATCCAGCAGGAAATCTATGAAAAGCAAATCGATATAGCGAAAAGACAAAAGCTCCCTATAATTATTCATAGTAGAGAAGCCCATCAAGATACCTTTGACATATTAGAAAGAAATAAAGAAGGATTGGCGGGAGTACTTCACAGCTATAGTGGAAGCTGGGAAATGGCTAAGAGATACTTAGATTTAGGTTTTTATTTATCCATATCGGGTCCTATTACCTTTAAGAATGCTCATAAACTGCCAGAAGTAGCGGAAAAAGTCCCCTTAGACCGAATATTAATAGAGACAGATAGTCCTTATCTAACTCCTGCGCCCTATAGAGGCAAGGTCAACAATCCAGCTTATGTAAGATATGTAGCTGAAGAAATCTGTAGATTACGAAATATTGAGTTTGAAGAACTGCTTCTACAGATAAAAGAGAACACTTTAGCCTTATTTACTAAAATAGAAATGTAA